From Mugil cephalus isolate CIBA_MC_2020 chromosome 4, CIBA_Mcephalus_1.1, whole genome shotgun sequence:
TATTCACTGATTTAAGGCACTGGCAAGGGAATGAATGTCAAAGGCGGCCTCCTGTTTGCTTTATAATATCCTTACTTGTCATTGGACAAGGCCTACATTATCAATTTTACAAGTCAGGCTATTTGTCATGGAGAGTACTGAGACTATAAAACAATTGTATTTGTAGCCCCGGAAGACTTTTGTAAACTGAACTAGCTAGCTCGTAACATATCTATGACATTAccagaaatgtgttgtttttaggtTTCAAATTTAGCACACAAAGAGCCAGCAAGTTTGGGGTGTGTGACACAGAGTCATTATCTGATCTTGATGTttgtgcaacattttatttatgtaacaaAGTCAACACAAATCTCAGTTACAGCTGGTATTTGAAGTACATATAAACTACCACATAAAATATTTGGGCAGATACTGTGGAAAGCTTGTGCAATTTTTACAATTTCACAATTTTCAAActcttctgcagctgcacagaCTTACCTCATGGCACGGCTGAGTTTCTCATAAGTCATActgctgttctttttcttctggcCCCACATCTGAGCCACAGCCTCAGACTTGAGGAACTTAAAGACACCCTCACGTCGGTCTTCCCACTTCATCAGGCCCTGATTCCTCTCTGGGTGGATCAAAATGTCCCTGATGAACTCCCACAGGTGAGTGCCACGAGGTACTGTGGACAGTGTGGCATAATaagataaatgtgtgttttcatgtgcatCGGTGTATTTGCATGGGCATGCAAGGCAAACAGACATACATGTGTGGCCtgataaaaatgcaaaatggatACAAAGTAGAATCTGTAAAACAGCTCGGGTACAGGTGTTTAATGAACAATGTTTTACATGTTAGCTAATACTGTATGTCACACCTCaccatgtttatttttctttaggtTATCATACATGCTGCCATGCTCTCTGCTGACTTTGGGAGGTCGTCCCCGTGGTCTTTTCAGTCGAGACTCCCCTTTCTCTGCTTtgactgtgggataaattaaaggattatcttgtGCTTTTAAAGGGTAGATACTAGTACTAAATACTTGGAGCAACTCTGGGTCATGTGTCAGTGTACTAAAGATCGAACTGCTAAACCTCTGGTTAATGGATAATCCGCCACAGCTGCTTTTACTAAAACTCTGCAAGGAAGACTTAATCCAAAGAATcttacaaaaatgtgtttttaggcTTACTTGAGGTCAGAGAGTAGGAGAACTCTGGATCTGATTCACTACTTCGAGACTCGGGTGAACCAATGCTTCCAAAGCCAAACATTTGACCTTAACACAAGAAAATATGTTTCCAATATATATAATTCTTGGAAAACTACAGCAGTATTACATGTTAAATGTGAGAAATGTCAGGATGAAATACTCACTGTTGGAGGAGCTGTACTCACTGTCAGACTGATTATCTGACAAGTGCTCAGGCTCTCTTAAAGGTGGCATAGGCTCCGTTGCCAGACTTATCAGATCATAGTCATCCTGGTAGTCAAACTCTTTCTTGCTTACAGCTTCCTCAGCTGTAGATAGTAAGCAGTATTTATTAGCTTATTGTTTTTCACCCAGTTTTTATAGTATGTAAAATATCTATACAATATGTACCCTGGCCAATTCTAATGGTACTCAGCAAAGGGAAGTTTAAGTTGTCCAAAAAGTTGTCCAAGAGTTGACAAGTCTCACTCAGCTCTGGTCCTGATaggctctgcagctctgcaaaaaaggatttaaaaaaaggcaaaaggagATGAAATTGAAATCTTTTGCCATAAACGTCATTCATCTGAAAGCACTGAAATATTTTCCAGACATGTTATTTCCACTTTTGGACCagaacaaaatgtgaatatattTCACTGTTGAAATTCTATAAATCATTCCTAAATGACAGATGTAGTTTACCATATTTAGTCTTTTGTTCTTGCAGACTCTGGTAGAGGTCTGAGCCAAGTTGTGGGCCAAAGACCGTAATGATCTGGTCCCGGTTCATCTGGCAGAGAGCAGGTCCATCTATGGCACAATAGTCCAGACTCAGGGTGCTTGCATCGAACTTGGTGCTTTCTACGTGGTCACTGATCCACTCCAGAACATGATCTGCTGTCCAGTAGTGAGGGCTGATCTGCCGGTACCACATTTGCCTGGTGTGGATTCTAGCAGGACTAACACTTGCTGTGGCAGAAGCTAATGGGGTTTCAAATATAGAAACAAATATTCTTTATATTAtgactttatctttttatttctctgttctctAGTTGCACTGATCAACAGAAACTTCATCTTCCTTCATGCATCTGATTAACTTCAATTGATTTACTGTTACGTTTCCAAATCACACAAGACAAATTGGGTAACAATTGTAATGCAGTAAATCTGTTCAGCTGCCTTTAATGTGGACAGATGCCTTTCTGAAGCACCATGCAATCTGGCTTTTTGTTTCTAAGGTCAGtcaaacaaagcaaacagagtCATTTCAACTGTGATGTGACATCATTCTTCTGTTTGAGGATTGTGCTGAGTTAAACATTGACTACCTAGTAAATATTTGATCCAGCAGTGTCTAAATGAGGTCAAAGTAAAGGTGAGCAAGCTAATACTCCGTTGGCTGAAGTTTGAAAATAAAGGATCATGTTTACTGTGAGATTAGTCTTCAGCTAAAACAACCACGGAACTCAAACTTGTATATAATGTTTAACAAAGGTTTCAGAGTCCATGGTCTAAACCTTTATTGTTTCTATTGTGTCACGCAggacacacatttcacaaaagtttaaaacagTGGCAGAAACGTCACAGCAACAGATGATGATCCACTTACCATTTATGTTGTATGCTGCATTACTGATCTGAAGGGTATTGATGCTGGGCAGCACAGTGGGCTGCTGCAGCAGGTCATCTGGCAAGCTGGTCTGATACATGGTGAGGTTGGCATGAGTTAGGACACTACTTAGGCACGACGAGGACATGTAGACACTAAGAAATATACAAGATACTTGAttacacactcaaacacacaaatagaaataaagaaaagtgccacatatttaaaatgtttatcacTTACATGACCAGAATTAGATTTCAGTTAAATTACAATTTGTTTACCTGATACAGTGCAATATGACGTCAAGAATGATGCTCCAAGACAATccacagtgtgagtgtgtgttgtataATTTCCACTGTTCCAAGTATTTCTGCCCTTCTCTGCCTGTCTTCGCCGTCTCTGAAGAAAAGATGCACCTGCTGTTGCATTTAACTACATGTGGAGTTTTATAGCTCTGTAAAGGAGTGGTAGACAGACTCAGGTGAATTCAGGGGAATTCCACCTTAACCTGGCCAcacctccatccctcctcctcctcctcctcagttttCTTGAGAACTtgatcaacaaaacaaacctgttCTGCTTTTCTTGTATGCTTCACTCTTGTCTCTTTCACAATATCAGTTGGCACTCAACTGTATTATAGATTAgcttgtttttagttttacaatttgatttttattcagttttacttAGGTTTGCTTTGACTTTTAGATCTCTTTAATTCAAGTGTAGATAGCAGTgctgtaaagtaaaaatgttaacCCAGCTTCATACAAAATATCAGTTGTAATTTATTGCAGGGAAGAATACATGACACTGTACCTTATAGTAGACAATACGTTTACAGATggtcacagttttaaaaaactGATGCCTGTTGAGTTTGTGTATGTCACTGAGACTTAGAAGATTCTATACACAGATATTACTTGTaatgcattataaatatatttgtaataatCGCAATCCACCATTTCATCTTTATATTCTCTCTGTTTATTGAATGAGGTCAGCTACTGGGGAATTTGTTAAAT
This genomic window contains:
- the elf3 gene encoding ETS-related transcription factor Elf-3 isoform X1 → MSSSCLSSVLTHANLTMYQTSLPDDLLQQPTVLPSINTLQISNAAYNINASATASVSPARIHTRQMWYRQISPHYWTADHVLEWISDHVESTKFDASTLSLDYCAIDGPALCQMNRDQIITVFGPQLGSDLYQSLQEQKTKYELQSLSGPELSETCQLLDNFLDNLNFPLLSTIRIGQAEEAVSKKEFDYQDDYDLISLATEPMPPLREPEHLSDNQSDSEYSSSNSQMFGFGSIGSPESRSSESDPEFSYSLTSIKAEKGESRLKRPRGRPPKVSREHGSMYDNLKKNKHVPRGTHLWEFIRDILIHPERNQGLMKWEDRREGVFKFLKSEAVAQMWGQKKKNSSMTYEKLSRAMRYYYKREILERVDGRRLVYKFGKNSSGWKTEESI
- the elf3 gene encoding ETS-related transcription factor Elf-3 isoform X2, whose product is MSSSCLSSVLTHANLTMYQTSLPDDLLQQPTVLPSINTLQISNAAYNINDGPALCQMNRDQIITVFGPQLGSDLYQSLQEQKTKYELQSLSGPELSETCQLLDNFLDNLNFPLLSTIRIGQAEEAVSKKEFDYQDDYDLISLATEPMPPLREPEHLSDNQSDSEYSSSNSQMFGFGSIGSPESRSSESDPEFSYSLTSIKAEKGESRLKRPRGRPPKVSREHGSMYDNLKKNKHVPRGTHLWEFIRDILIHPERNQGLMKWEDRREGVFKFLKSEAVAQMWGQKKKNSSMTYEKLSRAMRYYYKREILERVDGRRLVYKFGKNSSGWKTEESI
- the elf3 gene encoding ETS-related transcription factor Elf-3 isoform X3, which codes for MWYRQISPHYWTADHVLEWISDHVESTKFDASTLSLDYCAIDGPALCQMNRDQIITVFGPQLGSDLYQSLQEQKTKYELQSLSGPELSETCQLLDNFLDNLNFPLLSTIRIGQAEEAVSKKEFDYQDDYDLISLATEPMPPLREPEHLSDNQSDSEYSSSNSQMFGFGSIGSPESRSSESDPEFSYSLTSIKAEKGESRLKRPRGRPPKVSREHGSMYDNLKKNKHVPRGTHLWEFIRDILIHPERNQGLMKWEDRREGVFKFLKSEAVAQMWGQKKKNSSMTYEKLSRAMRYYYKREILERVDGRRLVYKFGKNSSGWKTEESI